The window GGATTAGTTTTTTTCGGGGCTTGTAGAGAAAGCTTCCACGATCCAACCACCATAGAGAGCGAGCAAGAGAGACTGAgttagagagtgagagagctgcgatacatttttttttttttgttgggtctgtgagagagatggaagagacTAGAGAGAGCCAAGTCTGCAAGAGGCTCCAGGTTCGAGCGAGAGAAAAGAGGGATTGAGGGAGGCAGATGGTGAACAGtcctatgcaagagagagaacGTCGTGTTATATATCTTTGGAAAAAACGACCTCCTTTTTTGTGTGTAATTCGGGTATCTGTTAATAACTGTgtgttttttaaatagtttgagTATTTCCGTTTCCAATTCGCAAACTAAACGGTTCGAGCAATTTCGGGTCGGTAAAGCATAATTAATATTCGGCCGGCTTTTTTGTTCAGTCCTATCTAAGagtaataagggaaagatttcacctctatCTCTGTCTGgcttggccaccggggttagcacaaccctaccacgggagtgaaacatggtctctgctctgtgagatgctttgttttgatgtgatgatgatgctcaggttatgttatgccaaagtactctgggttttacttgtcttaaaaccatcgctctggtacttttgaaaacatgttttgttctgcatgataactctgaaaaatattttgttctacatactctactttgtaaatactcatgtttggaggctagcatatgtcctctgcttactgagttgttgataactcaccccttatctccacaacatttttcagatattttagaTGCTTCTACGGAggttcaagaataggaagcatggGTAAGCCCTTGTGAGCAtagtattttaaatacaaagagggtacttgttcttggagaatttttattgaatattttcattttgctcCGTTGACTTAGTACTTTGGGATGTTGGCATGTATTTTGAGACTTCGTCGTAttcttaattctttattttggagtaaatggtttaaagcaatgaggtctatgagtaattgaggaatttgagtttatatttgtacagtgagatatgaATTTAAGTGTTAAGAGGTAACTCTCTGACCCATCCGGGTCCAGGGAGTTACACCAAGACTCCAAAAAAATCTGTAGAAGTGGACTGGCGCTaagagttaaaatatatttatttatagagagagaATGTCGTACGAGTTTCAAGTTATTTGACGTATGCTGAAATTACTTGTTTTTCAGAGAAGAGTCGTGCTATGGAGGCTGAGAATGGCAAGGAACGTAAACCGATTCTCATGGCTGCTGTTACTACCCAATCATTCACCAATAACTCTGGAGAGCAACCCCAAGTAGCCCTCGACTGTAATACACCAGAGAGCAACGACAATTCATTGATCACAACGAATAATATTGGAGCTGCTCATGATCTAGGGTTTCCTGCTGATCTCGATGATGAGTCAAACAATTTCAACAGCAACAGCAAGATTAAGGATCAAGGATTTTTTTCCAAGCCTCCCGGGTACAGATTCCTTCCAACAGATGAAGAGCTCATCATCTTTTACTTGGAGAAGAAAGTATGGAACCAGCCCCTGCCAATTAACAAGATCGTGGAGGTTAACCTATATGCATATAATCCAGATTTTCTTGCAGGTAGGTAGTACTGATCTTGTTCAAACATCCTGTTTCTTTCTTGGTATTCTTTAATGGTTTTAGCTGTTTGGAACTTGATCTTTTCCAATGAAATTGGTTTGAACATAACTTTGCATGATATAAAGTTTCTTGTTTGCGAATTATTTATAATCTGAATGTGAGAATCATGGTAGATATTGTGCAGATACCTTAATTTTCTTGATGtgcttctttttcttggaaCTAATATTCCTTATGTCAACCATCTTCTTCTTTCCATGTCGAATGCACTTAGCAAAACTGGAAgggaataaatatatgaaattaaacaaatattcatgtttagcttcaattttgtttaattCATCACGTTGGATGGAGTTTCATTTCGTTTGACTGAATTAAATCATGTGCAATTAAACAAGTAGAACTAATTATCTTTCTTGTGAGTGCATATTCATGTGGTGCATACAGTCATGACATTCGATACTTTGAGCTTAAATTAAGACTATTTCATATTAAAGATAAGAAGTTACTATGAAAGTAACACTTGAATTTCTTCCATTAACAGCAAAATACAAGGATTATCAAGAAGATCAGTTGTACATTTTCACCCCAAGAGATCGAAAGTATCAAAATGGAAGACGGCCAAATCGAGCTGCTGGTGATGGATATTGGAAAGCCACCGGAGCTGACAGAAAAATCAAATCCAATGGAACAATAGTTGGGTATCGGAAGGCATTGGTTTTTTATATAGGAAAGGCTCCAAAGGGTAAAAAGACCGACTGGATTATGCACGAATTTAGAGTCAAGGATTCACCCTGTAGCGAAAGAGGCTCAAATGGCATGAGGGTATGTAGGTTTTCATCcttttactaattaatatatatgttcattttaAGACTCTTCATTCTATTCTCAAAAACTGACCATGATCAGCACTAAATCTTGTACTATGCAGTTGGATGACTGGGTCTTATGCAGGATTTATAAAAAAGCTgttaaatcaatcaaaattcaaattgaagATAATGCTCCTGTGATGGTTGGTTCAACTTCACTGCTAGATGATCATGATGGGAgggatgatgagatgaattttggAAATCTCGAAGCTGCCGCTATTGCTGATGTTGAAGTACCAATAATAGGTGCCTGGGATAATATGCTGACCACCACGGCCAGTACCTTCCAAAACGGGTTCCAGCAGCCAGAATTTGATGCTCAATGCAGTAATGCTCATGCTCTCGATACTGGGGCTACTTTCAATGGCTACTTCAATTATGCAAGTCCTCATGATCTTCCTGCCACGATGGTTCCACCAATTGGGTGGTCCAACTGGGTGTATAATTCCACAGATCAGAGAGTCTTTGGGTCTAACTATCCAAATGAACCGAGTGAATTCCAAGAGGATCTGTTGATGAGTTTGCCATCTCAATTGGATCCTAGTAGTTATAGCTTTTACCAAGAGTCGTATGTACATCTTCCCGGTAGTGTTCCAAATAATAATCCTGTTGATAGAGATGGCAGTGAAGAGTCTGACGACTAATCTTTAATTTGTTGAGAGAACTTaagtattagtttatataaGATGATGATCTAGCTAGTTTTGGCAGCTTAATTTATGTACTGGCTTGACATTTTCTACCGGATTTATGGAGATGGTTTTTATTAATTCCTAATAAAACTTCGATCAATATTATCATTAACCCTATGTGGCAAAGATGAATGATCTTCAATATCGATCCAAGTACTATATAGAGCTTTCAGGGTTgacaataattgatatatatgttaattttaagtgattttgttattttcatgtttcatcaatattcataTGTATGTGTTTCTAAAACCGGTGTATAGGTAGCACACCTACTACTACTAAAGTGcctatatgacataatttaatttatgaaataaattttaaaatttaaatcttacaaatcaaattttaccatttaagaaAAACCTATAATCCTTGGATGTGatcataatttataagattcagatttttaaaatttcaaccgCAAATTAAATATTCTTGCTAAATTAtattgagtttttctttatatatctaATTTCATCTGCCTCGTTCTTTCCCTATATTTACTAGAAAATtttgaacacacacacacatttattTGTTGATCATAGCAGCTCGTAATTGCTAGCTtgtttcatttatataatatttatataatttgaatgttaagaaatgaattaattaaactattttgaagtttatacgaaacttagaat of the Juglans microcarpa x Juglans regia isolate MS1-56 unplaced genomic scaffold, Jm3101_v1.0 JmScfU0062, whole genome shotgun sequence genome contains:
- the LOC121245555 gene encoding NAC domain-containing protein 1-like is translated as MEAENGKERKPILMAAVTTQSFTNNSGEQPQVALDCNTPESNDNSLITTNNIGAAHDLGFPADLDDESNNFNSNSKIKDQGFFSKPPGYRFLPTDEELIIFYLEKKVWNQPLPINKIVEVNLYAYNPDFLAAKYKDYQEDQLYIFTPRDRKYQNGRRPNRAAGDGYWKATGADRKIKSNGTIVGYRKALVFYIGKAPKGKKTDWIMHEFRVKDSPCSERGSNGMRLDDWVLCRIYKKAVKSIKIQIEDNAPVMVGSTSLLDDHDGRDDEMNFGNLEAAAIADVEVPIIGAWDNMLTTTASTFQNGFQQPEFDAQCSNAHALDTGATFNGYFNYASPHDLPATMVPPIGWSNWVYNSTDQRVFGSNYPNEPSEFQEDLLMSLPSQLDPSSYSFYQESYVHLPGSVPNNNPVDRDGSEESDD